A window from Methanobacterium sp. encodes these proteins:
- a CDS encoding response regulator: MGFNEIEVLLVEDNETDAELTIRALKRKNLANNLVWVKDGEEALEFVFATGRYSEREIDDFPKLILLDLRMPKVDGLEVIRKIKRDERTNKIPIVVLTSSKEDEDIVESYNLGVNSYVSKPVEFDEFREAVSTLGLYWMLLNKSPE, translated from the coding sequence ATGGGTTTTAACGAAATTGAAGTGCTACTTGTAGAGGACAACGAAACTGATGCTGAGCTTACAATCAGGGCTTTAAAGAGAAAAAATCTTGCTAACAATTTAGTCTGGGTTAAAGATGGAGAAGAAGCACTTGAGTTTGTCTTTGCAACAGGCAGATACTCTGAAAGGGAAATTGATGATTTCCCTAAATTAATTCTTCTTGATTTAAGAATGCCCAAAGTAGACGGGTTAGAAGTTATACGCAAAATTAAAAGGGATGAGAGAACAAATAAAATACCCATTGTTGTTTTAACATCATCTAAAGAAGACGAAGATATTGTAGAAAGTTATAACCTTGGCGTAAACAGCTATGTCAGCAAACCTGTGGAGTTTGATGAATTTAGGGAAGCTGTCTCAACACTTGGATTATACTGGATGTTACTGAATAAATCCCCGGAATAA
- a CDS encoding histidine kinase dimerization/phosphoacceptor domain -containing protein, with protein sequence MQGKLKILILEDVSFDAELIEYELRRDGLKFSSNVVEKEEDFLKALDEYKPDLILADHSLPSFDGVSALKIAKEKSPDTPFFFVSGKIGEEFAVEMLKTGATDYIFKNNLSKLAPAIHRALKEAEEKAERKKAEESLIQAHLKLENKVKERTRELQEANEELKIEIIRRKELEEALQESEKKLKEIIHFSPVPQFVIDNEHNVIYWNRALEIQSNIPAGEIVGTKNQWQAFYDYERPSMCDLLVDKRYKDIPRYFGNKYKRSRILEDAYEAIDFFPSLGNRGKWLHFTAAAIKNSKNEVIGAVETLVDITEQRKAEDEIRKSLEEKEVLLREIHHRVKNNLQIISSLINLQSNGIDDKKVYDAFKEIQNRVKSIALIHEKLYQSKDISKINFADYIPKLASDLCRSYDISPLIDLEVDVDNVLLDINKALPCGLIINELITNSIKHAFKNVKTHEFHYKTSANELNTVKKGKISISFRYTEDEYEMIVSDNGTGYPEDLDIENTETLGLRLVNSLKGQLNGEVELKNMDGAFFRLTFKNE encoded by the coding sequence ATGCAGGGAAAACTTAAAATACTGATACTTGAAGACGTTTCATTTGATGCAGAGTTAATTGAATATGAACTGCGCCGTGATGGATTAAAATTTTCTTCAAATGTCGTTGAAAAAGAAGAAGATTTCTTAAAGGCGCTTGATGAATATAAACCTGATTTAATACTTGCAGATCATTCACTCCCCTCCTTTGATGGTGTTTCAGCACTTAAAATTGCTAAAGAAAAGTCTCCAGATACTCCCTTCTTTTTTGTAAGCGGTAAAATTGGGGAAGAATTTGCCGTGGAAATGCTTAAAACAGGTGCAACAGATTACATCTTTAAAAATAATCTTTCAAAACTGGCACCTGCAATTCATCGAGCTTTAAAAGAGGCAGAAGAAAAGGCTGAACGAAAAAAAGCAGAAGAATCATTAATTCAGGCACACCTGAAATTAGAAAATAAAGTTAAAGAAAGAACAAGGGAACTTCAAGAAGCCAATGAAGAATTAAAAATAGAAATTATAAGAAGAAAGGAATTAGAAGAAGCATTACAGGAAAGTGAAAAAAAATTAAAGGAAATCATACATTTTTCTCCAGTTCCCCAGTTTGTAATTGATAATGAGCATAATGTAATTTACTGGAACAGGGCACTGGAGATACAGAGTAATATTCCTGCAGGAGAAATTGTCGGCACTAAAAATCAGTGGCAGGCATTTTATGATTATGAAAGGCCCTCTATGTGTGACCTTTTAGTAGATAAACGTTATAAAGATATCCCCAGGTATTTTGGAAATAAGTATAAAAGATCCAGAATTTTAGAGGATGCATATGAAGCTATAGATTTCTTTCCCTCTCTTGGAAATAGGGGGAAATGGTTACATTTCACTGCAGCAGCCATTAAAAACTCTAAAAACGAAGTTATTGGTGCTGTAGAAACTCTTGTAGATATAACTGAGCAGAGAAAGGCAGAAGATGAAATAAGAAAGTCTCTTGAAGAGAAAGAGGTTCTGCTTCGAGAGATTCATCACCGGGTTAAAAATAATTTACAGATAATAAGTTCTCTTATAAATCTCCAGTCAAATGGTATAGACGATAAAAAAGTATATGATGCTTTTAAAGAAATTCAAAACCGTGTTAAGTCAATTGCACTGATTCATGAAAAGCTTTATCAATCCAAAGATATTTCAAAAATAAATTTTGCAGATTACATTCCAAAGCTGGCATCAGATCTTTGCCGTTCATACGATATCAGCCCACTGATAGACCTTGAAGTAGATGTAGATAACGTATTGCTGGATATTAATAAGGCGCTTCCCTGTGGTCTGATTATCAATGAACTCATAACCAATTCCATAAAGCACGCATTCAAAAATGTGAAAACCCATGAATTCCACTATAAAACATCTGCAAACGAATTAAATACTGTTAAAAAGGGTAAAATCAGTATAAGTTTCCGTTATACAGAAGATGAGTATGAAATGATAGTATCTGACAATGGCACAGGTTATCCTGAAGATTTAGATATTGAAAATACTGAAACTTTAGGGTTACGTCTTGTAAATAGCTTGAAAGGCCAGTTAAACGGCGAAGTTGAACTTAAAAATATGGACGGCGCTTTTTTCAGGTTAACCTTTAAAAATGAATGA